The following proteins are encoded in a genomic region of Candidatus Methylospira mobilis:
- a CDS encoding aminotransferase class III-fold pyridoxal phosphate-dependent enzyme — protein sequence MQTGQTLWKRAKQIIPGGNMLLAKRPESFLPDLWPAYFSKAKGCRVWDMDGNEYIDMSIMGIGAHLLGYGHPAVDEAVCKVIADGNMSTLNGPEEVYLAEKLIELHPWADMARFARTGSDANAVAIRIARAASGRDKVAFCGFHGWHDWYMSASHDDKDCLAQQFLPGLEPNGIPKTLSGTALPFVYNDYASLETLVQQHDIGAIKLEIARHTEPQDGFLHQVRKLASERGIVLIFDECTSGFRETLGGVHKRYDVEPDMALFGKTLGNGYAISAILGKRQIMEAAQTSLISSTFWTDRIGPAAALKTLEIMEQTAPWDAVIRTGFEIRQGWQHLADKYDVPIRHWGLPSMARINFPCTNNGLAYKTLITQEMLARGYLAANSVFVCIEHRPDIIAGFFEALDPVFALIGECEHGRDVTALLKGPVCHGSFKRVN from the coding sequence ATGCAGACTGGTCAAACACTTTGGAAACGCGCAAAACAGATCATTCCAGGCGGAAATATGTTGCTGGCCAAACGTCCGGAATCGTTCCTGCCTGACTTGTGGCCGGCTTATTTCAGCAAAGCGAAAGGCTGCAGAGTATGGGATATGGACGGAAACGAGTATATCGACATGTCCATCATGGGTATCGGCGCGCATCTCCTTGGTTATGGCCACCCTGCGGTTGACGAAGCGGTGTGCAAGGTGATCGCCGACGGCAATATGTCCACACTGAACGGCCCTGAGGAAGTCTATCTGGCGGAAAAATTGATCGAACTTCACCCTTGGGCGGATATGGCGCGCTTTGCACGCACGGGCAGCGATGCCAATGCGGTCGCCATCCGTATCGCGCGCGCCGCCAGCGGCAGGGATAAAGTGGCTTTTTGCGGCTTTCACGGCTGGCACGATTGGTATATGTCGGCCAGCCACGACGATAAAGACTGTCTGGCGCAACAGTTCCTGCCTGGCCTTGAACCCAACGGCATACCGAAAACGCTGAGCGGAACCGCTCTTCCGTTCGTCTATAACGATTACGCATCGCTGGAAACACTGGTGCAGCAACACGATATCGGCGCCATCAAGCTGGAAATAGCACGCCACACGGAGCCTCAGGACGGTTTTCTGCATCAGGTGCGCAAACTGGCGAGCGAGCGCGGCATCGTGCTGATTTTCGATGAATGCACCTCAGGCTTTCGCGAAACACTGGGCGGCGTGCACAAAAGATACGATGTAGAACCCGACATGGCGCTGTTCGGCAAAACGCTGGGCAACGGTTACGCGATATCGGCAATTCTGGGAAAACGCCAGATAATGGAAGCAGCGCAAACCTCGCTGATCAGCAGCACGTTCTGGACTGATCGTATCGGACCGGCTGCCGCGTTGAAAACACTGGAGATCATGGAGCAAACAGCGCCATGGGACGCCGTGATCCGTACCGGATTCGAAATACGCCAGGGCTGGCAACACCTCGCCGACAAATATGACGTTCCTATCAGACATTGGGGGTTGCCTTCAATGGCGCGTATCAACTTCCCTTGCACCAACAACGGGCTGGCTTACAAGACGCTGATCACTCAGGAAATGCTGGCGCGCGGCTATCTGGCCGCCAACAGCGTTTTCGTATGCATCGAACATAGGCCTGACATCATCGCCGGTTTCTTTGAAGCACTGGATCCAGTATTCGCATTAATCGGGGAATGCGAACATGGGCGCGATGTGACGGCACTGCTCAAAGGTCCGGTATGCCATGGGAGCTTCAAGCGTGTAAACTGA
- a CDS encoding FecR family protein has product MEQPEDTDKLREEAIAWLVRLHAPGCNEAERRACNRWLAESPRHRAAYAQAEAQWRWMEQFKSQRFRAREDALRYRPKNKLTPKRLVIFATAASLLLFCGMIVLRLGGWYDVGTRYIAAKGEREVVVLNDGSRLELNTDSEIKVHLNRWRRSVELVRGEVYFNVTHDGERPFEVQAGGGRTTDIGTAFEVYLQPETVLVAVQEGRVRVEARGSCNLAAGQQITYNRRGEFSMIPAREIADLTAWRQGRMVFHDRPLSEVLSEIGRYHDISIRISDAKQRNLRVSGAFRTASLDAILNTITSTLPVKVERINEHEVLLKPLGKKS; this is encoded by the coding sequence GTGGAACAACCCGAGGACACCGACAAACTGCGTGAAGAAGCCATCGCGTGGCTGGTGCGTCTGCATGCGCCCGGATGTAATGAGGCCGAACGGCGCGCTTGTAATCGATGGCTGGCGGAAAGCCCCCGGCACCGCGCAGCCTACGCGCAGGCCGAAGCGCAGTGGCGGTGGATGGAGCAGTTCAAATCGCAGCGCTTCCGTGCGCGTGAGGATGCTTTACGCTACAGGCCGAAGAACAAGCTTACACCAAAACGGCTTGTTATTTTCGCAACCGCAGCTTCGCTGCTGCTGTTTTGCGGCATGATCGTCTTAAGGCTGGGCGGCTGGTACGACGTCGGCACCCGTTACATCGCTGCTAAAGGCGAGCGCGAGGTCGTTGTTCTCAATGACGGTTCGCGTCTGGAGCTTAACACCGACAGCGAAATCAAGGTCCATTTGAATCGCTGGCGGCGCAGCGTGGAGTTGGTCAGGGGCGAAGTTTATTTCAATGTGACGCACGATGGCGAGCGGCCTTTCGAAGTACAGGCCGGGGGAGGGCGCACCACGGATATTGGCACGGCTTTCGAAGTTTATCTCCAGCCGGAAACCGTGCTGGTCGCCGTCCAGGAAGGTCGTGTCAGGGTCGAAGCCCGCGGCAGCTGTAATCTGGCTGCGGGTCAACAGATCACTTATAATCGGCGGGGAGAATTTTCCATGATACCTGCCCGGGAAATCGCAGATCTCACCGCCTGGCGGCAGGGCCGGATGGTATTCCACGATCGTCCTTTAAGCGAAGTGCTAAGCGAAATCGGACGTTATCACGATATCAGCATCCGTATTTCCGATGCCAAACAGCGCAACCTGCGTGTCAGCGGCGCGTTTCGCACCGCCAGTCTCGACGCCATTCTTAACACCATCACCTCCACCTTGCCGGTCAAGGTCGAGCGTATCAATGAACATGAAGTTCTGCTGAAGCCTCTGGGCAAAAAAAGCTGA
- a CDS encoding ABC transporter permease, whose product MNSWIEKQRSLIDFTLASLARRKTRNLGLLTVYAALVFVLASVMLFTHALRQEAAAVLAGAPEVILQRMVAGRHDLIPPDYLDSIGRIRGVQQKQGRLWGYYYDPVIKANYTFMVPGYTVSDGALVIGPALARARELTAGSAVSFRSYSGQLFTFKIAAVLPQRSELASADLVLLSEHDFRAFFAYPAGHYTDIALSVANPNEARTVAAKLASALSDSRPILREEILRSYASLFDWREGIVLTVLSGTLFAFAILAWDKAAGLSAEEKREIGILKAIGWETGDVIKMKFWEGAMISLAAFLIGYIAAYLHVFRFDAGLFEPVLKGWAVLYPRFSLTPVIDGVSVLTLFFFTVIPYTAAVLVPIWRAATTDPDAVMRA is encoded by the coding sequence ATGAACTCCTGGATAGAAAAACAGCGCAGCCTGATTGATTTTACGCTGGCTTCGCTGGCGCGGCGCAAGACGCGCAACCTGGGGTTGCTGACGGTTTATGCAGCGCTGGTCTTCGTGCTGGCTTCGGTGATGCTGTTTACGCACGCGCTGCGTCAGGAAGCGGCCGCCGTGCTGGCCGGCGCGCCCGAAGTCATACTCCAACGCATGGTGGCCGGCCGTCACGACCTGATTCCGCCCGACTACCTGGACAGCATTGGCCGCATACGCGGCGTGCAGCAGAAGCAGGGGCGGCTGTGGGGTTACTACTACGATCCGGTGATCAAGGCCAACTATACTTTCATGGTGCCCGGCTACACAGTCAGTGACGGCGCGCTGGTCATCGGACCGGCGCTGGCGCGTGCGCGTGAGCTGACGGCAGGCAGCGCGGTGTCTTTCCGCTCCTATTCCGGCCAGTTGTTTACTTTTAAGATTGCGGCCGTGCTGCCGCAGCGCTCCGAATTGGCCAGCGCCGATCTGGTGCTGCTGTCCGAACACGACTTTCGCGCCTTTTTCGCCTACCCGGCGGGTCATTACACCGACATAGCGCTGTCCGTGGCCAACCCGAATGAGGCGCGCACCGTGGCCGCCAAGCTGGCGAGCGCCTTGTCTGATTCCCGTCCCATCCTGCGCGAGGAAATACTGCGTAGCTACGCATCGCTGTTCGACTGGCGTGAGGGCATCGTGCTGACCGTGCTGTCGGGTACGCTGTTCGCTTTCGCTATACTTGCCTGGGACAAGGCTGCCGGGCTGTCCGCCGAAGAAAAACGCGAAATCGGCATTCTCAAAGCCATTGGCTGGGAGACCGGCGATGTGATTAAAATGAAATTCTGGGAGGGAGCGATGATCTCGCTCGCCGCTTTCCTGATAGGCTACATAGCCGCCTATCTTCACGTTTTCCGCTTCGATGCGGGACTGTTCGAGCCGGTGCTGAAGGGCTGGGCCGTGCTTTACCCTCGTTTTTCACTGACCCCGGTCATAGACGGCGTATCGGTATTGACGCTGTTTTTCTTCACGGTCATTCCTTACACGGCGGCTGTGCTGGTGCCGATCTGGCGCGCGGCGACAACCGACCCTGATGCGGTGATGAGAGCATGA
- a CDS encoding nitrous oxide reductase accessory protein NosL → MRSLAFLVAFFTSAVLLAAEPPKPDTKSLCPVCGMLVAKYPNWVATVVWKNGHAHHFDGAKDMFKFLYDLARYAPGHKREEISAIYVTEFYSLERIDAKKALFVTGSDVLGPMGHELVPLATPEDAADFMKDHKGKRMLRFDQVTADVPVGLDAGKF, encoded by the coding sequence ATGAGAAGTCTGGCATTTCTTGTCGCTTTTTTTACATCTGCCGTGCTCCTGGCGGCAGAGCCGCCCAAGCCCGACACGAAAAGTCTCTGTCCGGTCTGCGGCATGCTTGTTGCCAAGTATCCGAACTGGGTGGCTACCGTAGTGTGGAAGAACGGCCATGCTCATCATTTCGATGGCGCCAAGGATATGTTCAAGTTTCTTTACGATCTTGCCAGGTACGCTCCCGGTCACAAGCGCGAGGAAATCAGCGCCATTTATGTGACCGAGTTTTACAGCCTGGAAAGAATCGATGCGAAAAAGGCGCTTTTTGTCACCGGCTCCGACGTGCTTGGCCCGATGGGCCATGAACTGGTGCCGCTGGCAACGCCGGAAGACGCCGCCGATTTTATGAAAGATCACAAAGGCAAGCGCATGCTCCGCTTCGATCAGGTTACTGCCGATGTGCCGGTGGGCTTGGATGCGGGTAAGTTTTGA
- a CDS encoding nitrous oxide reductase accessory protein NosL, giving the protein MKRRELLKLPMLAGIGIAAPAFAQTQPKSMVKSTAGTPAQFLPKLPADPKPEVNDIEKYPMCPYCGMDRRFNHSSRMLIHYGNDLPDPLCSIHCAAISLALNLALDPKVIYAGDNAPDVDPKPLVEVGKATFLVGSDLPGVMTWNSKVAYGNAEAAAAAQKIHGGQLADFQQTLRISFTDLADDVDKMRKNREERRKRAAGRQQR; this is encoded by the coding sequence ATGAAACGACGCGAACTGCTGAAACTTCCCATGCTGGCGGGCATCGGTATTGCCGCTCCCGCTTTCGCTCAGACCCAGCCCAAGTCCATGGTCAAGTCGACCGCCGGCACGCCGGCACAGTTTCTGCCCAAATTGCCGGCCGATCCGAAGCCGGAGGTGAACGACATTGAAAAGTACCCGATGTGTCCCTATTGCGGGATGGACCGACGTTTCAATCACAGCTCGAGGATGCTGATCCATTACGGAAACGATTTGCCGGATCCGCTTTGCTCCATACACTGCGCCGCGATCAGTCTCGCGCTGAATCTTGCGCTTGATCCAAAAGTCATTTATGCGGGAGATAATGCGCCGGATGTGGATCCAAAGCCTCTGGTCGAGGTTGGCAAGGCTACCTTCCTTGTCGGCAGCGACCTGCCTGGGGTGATGACCTGGAATAGCAAGGTCGCCTATGGCAACGCTGAAGCGGCCGCCGCAGCGCAAAAAATCCATGGCGGTCAGCTCGCTGATTTTCAGCAGACCTTGCGAATTTCCTTCACCGATCTTGCCGACGATGTCGACAAAATGCGCAAGAACCGTGAAGAGCGCCGCAAAAGAGCCGCCGGCCGTCAACAGCGCTAA
- a CDS encoding SCO family protein, whose amino-acid sequence MFRYRQVCRSRIIPFVPFILLAMIAACSGAGPQAKLPAGGDFILQSADGPFDTQAQRGKVLLLYFGYTSCPDNCSPIYGAQALKRLSAEERARVRMVLVTVDPQRDTTQRLKDYTAYFHPEMIGVTGTVDEIDAVAKRYGVGYEKQPVRPNGSYAVDHSQQTYVIAPDGKLAAVLGFDTPVEKVVAAVRKLL is encoded by the coding sequence ATGTTCAGATACCGACAAGTTTGCCGGAGCCGGATAATTCCGTTCGTACCGTTTATCCTGCTTGCGATGATTGCTGCGTGTTCCGGCGCCGGACCTCAGGCCAAGCTGCCTGCCGGCGGCGATTTCATACTGCAATCCGCCGACGGCCCGTTCGATACCCAGGCGCAGCGCGGCAAGGTTTTGCTGCTTTATTTCGGTTATACGAGCTGTCCCGACAATTGTTCACCCATCTACGGCGCGCAGGCGCTAAAGCGGCTTTCAGCCGAAGAGCGCGCCAGGGTGCGCATGGTGCTGGTGACCGTTGATCCGCAACGCGATACGACGCAGCGCTTGAAGGACTATACGGCTTATTTTCATCCGGAAATGATAGGCGTGACCGGCACCGTGGACGAGATTGACGCGGTGGCAAAGCGCTATGGCGTCGGTTATGAAAAGCAGCCGGTGCGACCGAACGGCAGTTATGCGGTCGATCACAGCCAGCAGACCTATGTCATAGCGCCAGACGGCAAACTCGCCGCCGTGCTCGGTTTCGACACGCCGGTAGAGAAAGTGGTGGCCGCGGTCAGAAAGCTGTTATGA
- a CDS encoding formylglycine-generating enzyme family protein: protein MIEILLMMALMWVVNAEASSFRDCAGCPEMVELTAGSFQMGAAGQRAAMTEPVHSVALPRFAIGKYEITRKEWKAVMGGGPPGKAGACGDACPVTSVNWHEAQVFAERLSARTGKKYRLPTEAEWEYACRAGEQRDFCGGDDPGKAAWYGNTEGGAQKVGLKQPNAWGLYDMSGNVWEWTQDCKHADYNGAPADGSAWVDAGGCGSRILRGGSWLSGSQYSRAALRFAFSPEYRSGDFGFRIVRTLD, encoded by the coding sequence ATGATAGAAATTTTATTGATGATGGCGTTGATGTGGGTCGTTAATGCCGAAGCTTCTTCTTTCCGCGACTGCGCCGGCTGCCCGGAGATGGTAGAGCTGACGGCCGGAAGTTTTCAGATGGGTGCAGCAGGACAGCGCGCGGCGATGACCGAACCCGTGCATAGCGTGGCACTGCCGCGCTTCGCGATAGGGAAGTATGAAATCACTCGCAAGGAATGGAAGGCGGTGATGGGGGGCGGTCCTCCCGGCAAGGCCGGCGCCTGCGGCGATGCATGTCCGGTGACGAGCGTTAACTGGCATGAGGCCCAGGTATTCGCGGAGCGGCTGAGCGCCAGGACCGGCAAGAAATACCGGTTGCCGACGGAAGCTGAATGGGAATATGCCTGCAGGGCAGGAGAACAGCGTGATTTTTGCGGGGGGGACGACCCGGGTAAGGCGGCCTGGTACGGAAACACGGAAGGCGGGGCTCAAAAGGTCGGGTTGAAGCAGCCCAACGCCTGGGGTTTGTACGACATGAGCGGCAATGTTTGGGAGTGGACTCAGGATTGCAAGCACGCCGATTACAACGGTGCGCCTGCGGACGGTTCGGCATGGGTGGACGCCGGCGGGTGCGGTAGCCGTATTTTGCGCGGAGGGTCGTGGCTCAGCGGTTCCCAGTATAGCCGCGCCGCATTGCGTTTTGCTTTTTCTCCCGAATATCGTAGCGGCGATTTCGGATTCCGTATCGTCAGGACTTTGGATTAG
- a CDS encoding ABC transporter ATP-binding protein, with product MIELNEIRKAFNQGKPNEYWALSGVDLSIEAKKVTVLCGPSGSGKTTMLTIIGCLARPTQGRVRFKGEDISGLPERFLTEIRRQSFGFIFQQFNLIKGLTALDNIMLPAAPTGRPHREVRNKAMALLDRLKLAQRCDARVEWLSGGEQQRVAIARALINDPEVVIADEPTANLDTMLSKQFMGILAELNAEGRTMLVTSHDPLVIESADIHRVVHMRDGRIVAS from the coding sequence ATGATAGAGCTGAATGAAATTCGTAAAGCATTCAACCAGGGTAAACCCAACGAATATTGGGCGCTGAGCGGCGTCGATCTTTCCATTGAGGCGAAAAAGGTCACTGTTCTGTGCGGTCCCAGCGGTTCGGGGAAAACTACCATGCTGACCATCATCGGCTGTCTGGCGCGCCCGACGCAGGGGCGCGTCAGGTTCAAGGGCGAAGACATTTCCGGACTGCCCGAGCGTTTTCTTACTGAAATCCGCCGTCAGAGCTTCGGTTTTATTTTCCAGCAGTTCAACCTGATCAAGGGACTCACCGCGCTTGACAATATCATGCTTCCCGCCGCGCCCACCGGCAGGCCGCACCGTGAAGTGCGCAACAAGGCCATGGCCCTACTTGATCGGCTCAAGCTTGCGCAACGCTGCGACGCGCGCGTGGAATGGCTGTCCGGCGGCGAGCAGCAACGCGTCGCGATTGCTCGCGCGTTGATCAATGATCCGGAAGTGGTGATCGCCGACGAACCGACCGCGAATCTCGACACCATGCTGTCGAAGCAGTTCATGGGGATATTGGCGGAATTGAACGCCGAGGGGCGGACAATGCTGGTCACCAGCCACGACCCGCTGGTAATCGAATCCGCCGACATCCATCGCGTGGTTCATATGCGCGACGGCAGGATTGTCGCATCGTGA
- a CDS encoding TonB-dependent siderophore receptor, which produces MKQIVTPLMAAFLTGLAQAAYAETPAQASTPAQLPTVTVKDTAEKSLVDGVEEGGDNYVIDHTSTANKMDTPIMDTPFAVQSITRRTMDDQQAISVQDAINANTSSVVQGSPAFTYQTYTIRGFNTGNYIYMNGLRIGDSMGMDTNNVQSIDVLKGAAAMLYGLVQPGGMINLNLKRASDTPYYSLQQQFGSFGMYRTTADATGAITPDKTLLYRLNAQYYTTGSFIDNMSTNQDTLVAPSLTWKPTEQFTLNLDYQYQDKAMVMYPGLPAIYNRPAALPVSTYLGDSSITNSPLTRQVRNYVGYDATFKFNDDWSLVNRFYYQYMGNYNSGTSVSGVTQNTGAATRSTNIGQFFEDSIATNLDLKGKFETGPVKHSTLLGFDYFYMNNPADALNFGLAGYPAGKFNIYNPATYTGTGVPFSSASNLVYTQNYQNWTAAYATDQMSFFDDMLQILLGGRFDSLIVGNGFGSPAFPATSNRTNLSQAFATTSAWNPRAGIVLQPEKWISIYGNFTQTLSPNAGGYSGGFPPYPPSYGTQFEGGIKMEFFDKRLMMTLAAYDITKTNVIMGGTNLLSAPTFYINGYPTSIPASAESRGAELDITGRIDENWSVIANYTHDDVWYTSGQPYVASGATATITTQYAVAGNRLPGVPADMGNLWVKYEGDGDLSGLSTALGVQAMGQQQGDNANSYQLPAYAVANAMIGYSFPLLGKKVTAQLNLKNLFDKQYYLTASNRFNIIPGTPLNVMGALRVDF; this is translated from the coding sequence ATGAAACAGATCGTAACACCTTTAATGGCTGCGTTTCTGACAGGATTGGCGCAAGCGGCTTACGCCGAAACTCCTGCTCAGGCATCCACACCTGCTCAATTGCCGACAGTTACGGTGAAGGACACAGCGGAGAAATCGCTGGTAGACGGTGTGGAAGAGGGGGGGGACAACTATGTGATCGATCACACCTCGACAGCGAATAAAATGGATACGCCGATCATGGATACGCCGTTCGCCGTACAGTCCATAACGCGCAGAACCATGGACGACCAGCAGGCGATCAGCGTGCAGGACGCGATCAACGCCAATACCAGTTCCGTAGTGCAGGGCAGCCCCGCGTTTACCTATCAGACTTACACCATACGTGGCTTTAATACAGGCAACTATATTTATATGAACGGACTGAGAATTGGCGACAGTATGGGGATGGATACCAATAACGTGCAGTCGATCGATGTGCTGAAAGGCGCGGCCGCAATGCTGTACGGGCTGGTGCAGCCGGGCGGCATGATTAACCTGAATCTGAAGCGCGCCTCGGATACGCCGTATTATTCGTTGCAGCAGCAGTTCGGTTCTTTCGGAATGTACCGCACCACGGCGGATGCGACCGGCGCTATTACACCTGATAAAACGCTGCTTTACCGGCTCAATGCCCAGTATTACACCACGGGCTCTTTTATCGACAACATGTCGACCAATCAGGACACGCTGGTGGCGCCGTCGCTGACATGGAAGCCGACAGAACAGTTTACGCTGAACCTAGACTACCAGTATCAGGACAAGGCGATGGTTATGTATCCCGGCCTGCCCGCAATCTATAACCGGCCTGCGGCATTGCCGGTCAGCACTTATCTCGGCGACTCCAGCATCACCAACAGTCCGTTGACTCGTCAGGTTAGAAATTATGTCGGCTATGACGCTACTTTCAAGTTCAACGACGACTGGAGCCTGGTTAACCGTTTCTATTACCAATACATGGGGAACTATAACTCAGGTACGTCAGTCAGCGGCGTTACTCAGAATACCGGCGCGGCTACGCGCAGCACGAATATCGGGCAGTTCTTCGAAGACAGCATCGCCACCAACCTGGATCTTAAGGGTAAATTCGAAACCGGTCCGGTAAAACATTCGACCTTGCTCGGTTTCGATTACTTTTATATGAACAATCCGGCGGACGCGCTGAACTTCGGATTGGCCGGCTATCCGGCCGGCAAGTTCAATATATATAACCCGGCTACCTATACCGGTACCGGCGTACCGTTCAGTAGTGCGAGCAATCTGGTATATACCCAGAACTATCAAAACTGGACGGCGGCGTATGCTACGGACCAGATGAGCTTCTTCGACGACATGCTGCAGATACTTCTGGGCGGGCGTTTCGATTCGCTGATTGTCGGTAACGGATTCGGTTCGCCCGCTTTCCCCGCTACCAGCAATAGAACGAATCTCAGTCAAGCTTTTGCCACCACCAGCGCATGGAATCCACGCGCCGGTATCGTGCTGCAGCCTGAAAAGTGGATTTCGATCTACGGCAACTTTACGCAGACGCTCAGCCCCAATGCGGGCGGTTACAGCGGCGGCTTTCCTCCTTATCCTCCTTCTTACGGTACGCAGTTCGAAGGCGGCATCAAGATGGAATTCTTCGACAAGCGCTTGATGATGACGCTGGCGGCTTACGATATCACCAAAACCAATGTGATTATGGGCGGCACTAACCTGCTTTCGGCTCCTACTTTCTATATCAACGGATATCCGACTTCAATACCTGCTTCGGCGGAAAGCCGGGGCGCAGAACTCGACATCACCGGGCGCATCGACGAGAACTGGAGCGTGATCGCCAACTATACCCATGACGACGTCTGGTACACCTCTGGGCAGCCTTATGTCGCATCCGGCGCCACTGCGACGATTACCACGCAGTACGCCGTTGCCGGAAACCGGTTGCCTGGTGTACCCGCTGACATGGGTAACTTGTGGGTGAAATACGAGGGAGATGGGGATCTCAGCGGTCTGAGCACCGCTCTGGGCGTTCAAGCTATGGGGCAACAGCAAGGCGACAACGCCAACTCGTATCAGCTGCCGGCCTATGCCGTTGCCAACGCGATGATCGGTTACAGCTTCCCGCTGCTCGGCAAAAAGGTCACGGCGCAGCTGAATCTTAAAAACCTGTTCGACAAACAGTATTACCTGACGGCGAGCAATCGTTTCAACATTATTCCGGGAACACCGCTTAACGTGATGGGTGCGTTGCGGGTGGATTTCTAA